Part of the Micromonospora rhizosphaerae genome is shown below.
ACCGGTGGCGAGCCCGGCCGGTGGCCGCGGTGGCGTCGGCGACCAGTACCGGTTGGAAGCCGCGGGCCAGGGCATCGAGTCCGGTCGCCCGCACACACAGGTCGCTGGTCACTCCGGCGAGCAGTACCACGTCCCGGTTGCGGGCCCGCAGGGACAGTTCCAGCGAGGTGTAGGCGAAGCCGGAGTACCGGTGCTTGACCACCACCCGCTCGTCCTCGGCTGCGCTGATCCGGTAGGGCTGCGCGCCCCACGACCCCTGCCGGACGATCGGGTGATTCCGTACGTCGAGCAGGGCGCCGGCGTCGCCGCGGGCCAGCCATTCGGGCGTGTCGGTCCAGTCCGAGTGCTCGGTCCGTACGTGCAGGCACGGCACGCCGGCCGCCCGGGCCGCCTCGAGCAGCGCCTCGATGGCGGCCACGGCCGGCTCGACGTCGCTCAGGTCGCCACCCGCGCGGGCGAGCGCTCCGTCGGGGTGGCAGTAGTCGTTCTGCACGTCGACGATGACCAGCGCGCAGCGTCGTGCCGCGGGCAGGGGAGACGCCTGCGGAGTCACGCCGCCGACCCGGGTGCCACCATCGAATCCACATCGATCTCGCCGTTGACCAGGCCGTACTTGCGCATCTCCGCGGCGATGAAGCGCAGGGAGCCCAGGTCGGACTTGGCCCGCCACACCGGGAGGATCATCTTCTGGGCGGACTCGGGGGTCACCTTCTGCAGGGTGGGCAGGGCCGACCGGAACGCGGCCGGGTCAGCGGCGATGGCCTCGGCGGTCGCAGCGACGCCCTTCTGGAAGGCTTCGACGACCTTCGGCTGCTCCTTCGCATACCGCTTGTTGGCCACGTAGGAGCCGATCTGCAGACCCGGCTTGGACTCGACGTAGGGCCACAGCACGGGCCGGAATCCCCGCCCGAGGCCGATGGAGACGAACGGCTCGATCTCCCACGCGGCGTCGACCCGACCGGCCTCCAGGGCCGGCAGCATGTCCGGGAAGCCGATCTCGACGAAGCTGATCCCCGAGGTGTCGACACCGCGGGCCGCCAGGGCCGCCTTGATGGTGATGTCGCCGATGTTCTTCAGCGTGTTGACCGCGATCTTCTTGCCCGCCAGGTCCTTCGCGGAGGTGATCGGGCTGTTCTTCGCCACGAGCACCGCGGAGAAGTCGGCGTCGGTCTTTTCCGTGGCGAAGGTGCCGGGCGCGATGAGCGAGATCGGCAGACCCTTGTTCGCGGCGAGCAGCACGCTGGCGACGTTGGAGCCGCCGAACTGGTAGGTGCCGCTCACCACGCCAGGGATGACGGCGGCGCCGCCCGCGGCCGTGTCGATGTCCAGGTGCAGCCCCTGGGCCTTGAACAGGCCCTTCTGCTCGCCGTACTCAAGGAAGGCGGCGGGCACACCCGCCGTCTCGGCGATCTTGACGGTGGTCAGCTTGCCGTCGCTGCCCGGCGTCCCGGTGGACGAGGATCCACCGCCCGACGAACCGCAGGCAACCAGGAACAGAGAGAGTGCGGCCGCCGTCGCTGACGCGGCCAGGCGAAGGGAACGGGGCATCGCTCCTCCTTGTGAGGCTGGTGAGTTCCGCCACCGTAGGACTCCTGTTGCGTGAGAAGGAATCCCTCGCGGAAAAATTCCGCTGGCCAGAACAACCGGTGTCCCGTACCGTCCCCGTATGCCAGACCGCGGGGACACCCAGCCGCTCCCTCCGTACGCCATCGAGTCCGTCGACAAGGCGCTGCGACTGCTCCTGCTCATGCGCCACCGGGGGACGGTCCGGGTGACCGACGTCAGCGACGAGCTGGGCGTCGCGCGGTCCACCGCGCACCGCCTGCTCATGACGTTGGCGCACCACGGGTTCGTCGCGCAGGACACGGTGTCCCGCTCGTACCGGGTGGGACGCGTGATGGTCGAGATCGGTCTGGCGGCGGTCGGCGAGCTGGACGTCCGTCGCAAGGCCCGCCAGCACATGGAGAAGCTCGCCGCCGAGCTGCGCGAGACGGTGAACCTCCTGGTGCTCGAGGGTGCCGAGGTCCACTTCATCGACGGCGTGGAGAGTGACCGGACGCTCCGGGTCACCGCGCGCACGGGTCTGCTGGTACCCGCGCACGCGACCGCCGGCGGAAAGGCGCTGCTCGCGGAGCTCTCGGCCAGCGAGCTCGAGGCGCTGTACCCGAACGGGCTCGACCGAATGACCGAGCGAACCCTGACGGACATCAATCTGCTTCGGGATGAGCTCGCCGAGGTGCGCCGGCTCGGTTACGCGATCAACCGGGGTGAGCGGGAGCACGGGGTGCACGCGGTGGCGGTGTGCATCCGCGACCATGCCGGTCGCGCCGTTGCCGCACTGGCCACCAGCGTGCCCGCCCCGCGCGCGTCCCGGCTGCACAGTTTCGTCGAACCCCTGCGTCGGTCCGCCGACGCGATCGGTCGCGACCTCTAGGACCGGCGGCTCTACCTGCTGGCCGCCACCCCGCAGGATGACCGTGCGTCATCGTCCTGAGTGGGCAGGGTGACGGGGGCCGTGCGGCTCTGGCGGCGGCACCGGGCGATGACTACGCTTGCGCCGTTCGCCGTCCGCAACCGGTCCTCATGGTCGAGGGTGCACGTCTGAGACAGAGCCGGAGCGAATAGTTGTGCTGCCCCAGCACGTGAGCCGTGCCGCCGTGGCACCGGCCCGGCTCACGCTGTCCGGCCGCGTCGGTCTCGTCGCGGCCGCGTTCGTCGTACTTGGGGAAGCTGTCTGGCTGGTGGTCGGGCTGCCCGGCGCGGCCCTGGTCAGCCACCTGGGCGGGGTGGCGGTGGCGACCTGGGCGACGGTCGCCTGCGTCCGCGTGGCCCGCCGGCAACCGGCACCGCTGCGCCGGTTCTGGTCGCTGCTGGCGGTCACCATGGCGCTCTCCGCGCTCGGCTGCATCCTGTGGACGGTGGAACAGCTGAACGGCCACCGGCTGCCGCACACGCCGCTGCTCGGTGTCGTCTTCACCGCGGGCATCGTCACCGGCACGGCCGCGCTGCTCTGCTCGCTGGCCGCCCCGCGCAGCCTGGTCGGTCAGGTCCGGACCCTCCTCGACGGGGTGATCGTCGGGCTGGCCCTGATCCCGATCGGCTGGGTGGTGGTGTTCCGTGACATCGCCGCCGTCGCCCTCGCCGATCCGCTGCGCACCTTCGGGCTGCTCTACCCGATGTTCGACCTGATGCAGCTGACCATCCTGGTGGTGGTGGCCGGGCCGTCCCGGCCGATGTGGCGACCGCTGAGGGTGATCGGGGCGAGCCTGGCCATCCGGGCGGCGGCCGACACGACCTACGTCTCGCTCTTCGCGCACGACAGCTACGTGCCGGGCCATCCGATCGACGTCTGCTGGGCGCTGAGCTTCCTGCTGATCGGCGCCGCCACCAGGTGTCCACCCCCGCCGGCCTGCGACGGCGAGGACGAGACGGCCGAGTCGCCGCAGCCGCCGTGGTGGCGGGTTGCCCTGCCCTACCTGCCGGTCGGCGGGGCGATCGTCGCGGTGATGCTCTCCCGCCGGCCCACCGGGCAGACCCCGCACCTGATCTTCCTCGCCATGATGACCCTGCTCGGGATGCTGGCGCTGCGCCAGGGGCTGGCCGCCAACGAGATCCTGCGGCTGGTGGCCCGGCTGCGCCGGCTGGCCTACTTCGACCAGCTCACCGGCCTGCCCAACCGGCTGACCTTCAACCGGCGGCTGCGCCGGGCGCTGTACGACGACGTCCGGGTCGCCGTGCTGCTGCTCGACGTGGACGGGTTCAAGCAGGTCAACGACCGCTTCGGGCACGCCACCGGGGACCGGCTGCTGACCACCATCGCCGAGCGGATGCGGGACGCCGTCGGCGCCGACGGCATGATCGCCCGCCTCGGCGGCGACGAGTTCGCGGTGCTCGTCGAGGGCGACCGTCCAGTGCCGCCCGAGCCTCTCGCCGAGCGGCTGCTCGCCGCCCTGCAGCCGCTGCCCGGCGAGGAGGACCTCGGCGTGCACCCGTCGGCCAGCATCGGCATCGCGGAGTACGGCCCGCAGCACACCTCCCACACCGACCTGCTCCGGGACGCCGACATCGCGATGTACGCGGCCAAGGCGGCCGGCAAGTCCGCGTACCGGACGTGCACGCCCGCGCTGCGCGAGTCGGCGGTGTCCCGCGCGGAGCTGATCGCCGACCTGCGCCGCGCGGTCGACGAGGGGCAACTGCAGCTGGAGTTCCAACCGATCGTCGACCTGGCCACCGGCGCGGTACGCAGCGCCGAGGCGCTGGTCCGCTGGCGGCACCCCCGGCTCGGCATGCTCGACCCGGCGAAGTTCCTGCCGCTGGCCGAGGCGACCGGGCTGATCCTGCCGATCGACCGCTGGGTGCTTCAGGAGGCGTGCCGGGCCGCGGCGGCCTGGCGGCAGAACGCGCCCGGGGTCATCGTCGCGGTGAACATCGCCGCCGCGCACCTGCGCCGGCCGGACCTGATCGCCACGGTCATCGCGGCCACCGCCGACGCCGGGCTCTCGCCCCGGGCGCTCACCCTGGAGCTGACCGAGTCGGCGTTGATCGAGGGGAGCGACGTGGTGCTGGACCGGTTGCGCCAGCTGCGCGAGCTGGGCGTCCGGATCGCCATCGACGACTTCGGCACCGGCTACTCCTCCCTGAGCTACCTGCATCGGATCCCGGCCACCGAGCTGAAGATCGACCGCTCCTTCGTGGCCCGGCTCGGCGCCGAGGCCCCCCGGGCGTACGCGACGGTGGAGATGGTCACCCGGCTCGCCGGCGCGTTCGACCTGGCCGTGGTGGCCGAGGGGGTGGAGACCGAGGCGCAGCACGCGGCCGTGACCGCGATCGGCTGCGTCCACGGTCAGGGCTGGCGGTACGGGCGTCCGGCCGCCCTGCCCGAGCTGCTGGCCGCGCTGACCCCGGTCGACGTCGCGCGCTGAGTCCTTCCGGCCCGGCCGTATCGGGTCGAAGGTCCCGACGAGGACGGGGGGTTCGGCCCTGCTGTGGCAAGGCGTCGACGGTGACGATGGAACCGTCACCGAGAAGCGCGACCATCCCCTCAGGAGCCGGATATGAAGCGACGGACGTTGGACCTGCTGTTCAGCATCGGCGGGCTGGGCCTCGCGGTCCTGCTGCTCGTCGTGGGCATCGTCCTCACCACGAACGCCAACTTCGCCAACAACTACGTGCACGACCAGCTCAGCGCCCAGCACATCAGCTTCAAGCCGGCGGACCAGCTGACCGACGAGGAGAAGAAGTCGGACTGCCTCCGGGAGTACGCCGGCAAGCCGCTGACCACCGGCAAACAGGCCGAGTGCTACGCGAACGAGTTCATCGGCCTGCACCTCAAGTCGATCGGCGGCGGCAGGACCTACGCCGACCTGGGCGAGCCGCAGGCCGCGCTGCGCGAGCAGGTGGCCCAGGCCGAGCAGGCCAAGGCCGCGAACCTGGCCGACCTGCAGAAGCAGCTCGCCGACGTCAGCGCCCAGCGGGAGACCGTCTTCAAGGGCGAGACGCTGCGCGGCATGCTGCTCACCTCGTACGGCTTCAGCGAGTTCGGCCGCAAGGCCGAGCAGGGCGCCCTGGCGATGTACCTCGGCGCGGCGCTGCTCCTGCTGCTGTCGATCGCCGGCCTGGTGCACGCCTTGCGGACCCCGGCCAGCGAGGCGTTCGCCGCCCCGGAGAAGAAGGTCAAGGAGCCCGTCACCGCCTGACCTTCTCCGGCCCCGGCCCGTCCGCCCCGGTCTCCTGCACCCCCTCAGGAGACCGGGGCGGCCGCTTTTCTGCGGACACCTTCCCGACCCGGCCGGAGAATCGGGCTTGACCCTCACGCAACGGTAGGCGGGAGCCTTGGTCGCGGAAGGGAGGGAACCATGGCGTACACGGTGGGACAGGTGGCGAAGGCCGCCCGGGTGACGGTGCGGACGCTGCACCACTACGACGAGATCGGGCTGCTGTCGCCCAGCGGGCGCACGGCGGCCGGCTACCGGCGGTACGACGACGCCGACCTGGACCGGTTGCAGCTCATTCGCTACTACCGGGAGCTGGGGTTCCCGTTGGAAGAGATCGCGGCGATCGTCGACGACCCGGGCGCGGACCCGGCGGCGCACCTGCGCCGGCAGCACGACCTGCTCACCGGGCGGATCGGCAAGCTCCAGGAGATGGTCGCGGCGATCGAGCTCGCGCTGGAGGCGAGAAGGATGAACATCAGGCTCACGCCGGAGGAGCGGTTCGAGGTCTTCGGCGACTTCGACCCGGACGCGCACGCCGAGGAGGCGGAGCAGCGCTGGGGTGGCACCGAGGCGTACCGGGAGTCGAGCCGGCGGGCCGCCAGCTACTCGAAGGACGACTGGCTGCGGATCAAGGCGGAGAACGAGGACTGGGGGCGGCGCTTCGTCGCGGTGATGGAGTCCGGCGCGCCGGCCGACTCGCCGGAGGCGATGGCGCTGGCCGAGGAGCACCGGCAGATCATCAGCCGCTGGTTCTACGACTGCTCGTACGAGATCCACACCGGGCTGGCCGACATGTACCTGGCCGACCCGCGGTTCACCGCGCACTACGAGAAGATCCGGCCGGGGATGGCCGCGCACCTGAGCGAGGCCATCCACGCCAACGCGATCAGCCGGGCCTGACGCGCGGGGCTTGGAGGCGGGGCTTTAGAGGAACAGGTCGAGGATGAGGACGCCGGCGAAGCCGACGACCGAGATGACCGTCTCCATCACCGACCAACTCTTGATGGTCTGCCCGACGGTCAGCCCGAAGTACTCCTTGACCAGCCAGAACCCGGCGTCGTTGACGTGCGAGAAGAACAGCGACCCGCAGCCGATCGCCAGCACCAGCAGCGCCACCTCCGGTCCCGGGAGCGTGGCTGCCAGCGGCGCGACGATGCCCGCCGCGGTGATGGTGGCGACGGTGGCCGAGCCGGTGGCCACCCGGATGCCGACGGCGACCAGGAAGCCGAGCAGCAGCGGCGAGAGGTTGGCGTCCTTGGCGTACTCCGCGACCAGGTTTCCCACGCCGGCGTCGACCAGGACCTGCTTGAAGCCGCCGCCGGCGGCGACGATCAGCAGGATGCCGGCGATCGGCGGCAGCGAGCCGCCGAGGAAGCCGGAGACCTGGGTACGGCTGAACCCGGTCTGGTAGCCGAGGAAGATCATCGCGAAGATGACGCCGGCCAGCAGGGCGATGATCGGGGTGCCGATGATGTCCAGCGCCTTGCGTCCCGCGGTGCCCTTGTCGAGGGTCAGCTCGCCGATCGCGCGCAGCAGCATCAGCACCACCGGCAGCAGGACGGTGGTCACCGCGGCCCACAGGGCGGGCGCGCGGCGCGCCCGTACCTCCGCCGTGGCCCGCTCGTCGATCGGCTCGCCGGGGCGGCCGGTGCCGGGGTTGACCAGGTCGTCCTCGGCGACGAGGTCGCCGTCAGCGTCGGCGGGCCCGCGACCGGTGGCCGCCGGTCCGCGCCCACCGGCGACCAGCAGCGGGCGCCGGGTCGGCAGCAACGCCTCCGGGGCGACGGCGGGCACGTAGCGGGCGATGAAGTTGCCGAAGATCGGGCCGGAGACGATCACCGTCGGGATGGCGACCAGCAGTCCCAGCGCGAGGGTCTGGCCGAGGTTGGCGCCGAGGGCGTCGATCGCGACCAGCGGGCCGGGGTGGGGCGGCACCAGGCCGTGCAGCACGGACAGGCCGGCCAGCGCCGGGATGCCGATCTTCATCAGCGGTACGTCCACCCGCCGGGAGACCAGCAGCACGATCGGCACCAGCAGCACCACCCCGACCTCGAAGAAGAGCGGCAGGCCGATCAGGGCGGCCACCCCGGCCATCGCCCAGGGCAGGGCCGAGCCGCCGACCCGGGCGACCACCCGTTCGACGAGGCTGTCCGCGCCGCCGGACTCGGCGAGCAGGCCACCGATCATGGCGCCGAGCGCGATCAGCAGGCCGACCCCGCCCACGGTGGACCCGACGCCGGAGCTGAACGAGGTGACGATCTTGTCGACGGGTACGGCGGCGACCACGCCGAGCACGGCCGCGCCGAGGATCAGGGACAGGAACGGGTGCACCTTGGCCCAGGCGATGAAGAGCACCACCGCGGCGATGCCCAGCACGGCCGCGGTGATCAGTTGAGCGTCACCGGCGTTGGTGAGCGGTGCCGCCGGTGCGGCGAGCAGAGTGACCACAGCTATCACAACCTTCGGTAGACGCCCGTGACTTCGCGACGGGCGATCACATCGGTGGAGCGGTGGGTGGTG
Proteins encoded:
- a CDS encoding cysteine hydrolase family protein, with translation MTPQASPLPAARRCALVIVDVQNDYCHPDGALARAGGDLSDVEPAVAAIEALLEAARAAGVPCLHVRTEHSDWTDTPEWLARGDAGALLDVRNHPIVRQGSWGAQPYRISAAEDERVVVKHRYSGFAYTSLELSLRARNRDVVLLAGVTSDLCVRATGLDALARGFQPVLVADATAATGRARHRSAVEEFRSYLGAVVTVADVRSGWASAPRN
- a CDS encoding ABC transporter substrate-binding protein, which codes for MPRSLRLAASATAAALSLFLVACGSSGGGSSSTGTPGSDGKLTTVKIAETAGVPAAFLEYGEQKGLFKAQGLHLDIDTAAGGAAVIPGVVSGTYQFGGSNVASVLLAANKGLPISLIAPGTFATEKTDADFSAVLVAKNSPITSAKDLAGKKIAVNTLKNIGDITIKAALAARGVDTSGISFVEIGFPDMLPALEAGRVDAAWEIEPFVSIGLGRGFRPVLWPYVESKPGLQIGSYVANKRYAKEQPKVVEAFQKGVAATAEAIAADPAAFRSALPTLQKVTPESAQKMILPVWRAKSDLGSLRFIAAEMRKYGLVNGEIDVDSMVAPGSAA
- a CDS encoding IclR family transcriptional regulator encodes the protein MPDRGDTQPLPPYAIESVDKALRLLLLMRHRGTVRVTDVSDELGVARSTAHRLLMTLAHHGFVAQDTVSRSYRVGRVMVEIGLAAVGELDVRRKARQHMEKLAAELRETVNLLVLEGAEVHFIDGVESDRTLRVTARTGLLVPAHATAGGKALLAELSASELEALYPNGLDRMTERTLTDINLLRDELAEVRRLGYAINRGEREHGVHAVAVCIRDHAGRAVAALATSVPAPRASRLHSFVEPLRRSADAIGRDL
- a CDS encoding putative bifunctional diguanylate cyclase/phosphodiesterase, which gives rise to MSRAAVAPARLTLSGRVGLVAAAFVVLGEAVWLVVGLPGAALVSHLGGVAVATWATVACVRVARRQPAPLRRFWSLLAVTMALSALGCILWTVEQLNGHRLPHTPLLGVVFTAGIVTGTAALLCSLAAPRSLVGQVRTLLDGVIVGLALIPIGWVVVFRDIAAVALADPLRTFGLLYPMFDLMQLTILVVVAGPSRPMWRPLRVIGASLAIRAAADTTYVSLFAHDSYVPGHPIDVCWALSFLLIGAATRCPPPPACDGEDETAESPQPPWWRVALPYLPVGGAIVAVMLSRRPTGQTPHLIFLAMMTLLGMLALRQGLAANEILRLVARLRRLAYFDQLTGLPNRLTFNRRLRRALYDDVRVAVLLLDVDGFKQVNDRFGHATGDRLLTTIAERMRDAVGADGMIARLGGDEFAVLVEGDRPVPPEPLAERLLAALQPLPGEEDLGVHPSASIGIAEYGPQHTSHTDLLRDADIAMYAAKAAGKSAYRTCTPALRESAVSRAELIADLRRAVDEGQLQLEFQPIVDLATGAVRSAEALVRWRHPRLGMLDPAKFLPLAEATGLILPIDRWVLQEACRAAAAWRQNAPGVIVAVNIAAAHLRRPDLIATVIAATADAGLSPRALTLELTESALIEGSDVVLDRLRQLRELGVRIAIDDFGTGYSSLSYLHRIPATELKIDRSFVARLGAEAPRAYATVEMVTRLAGAFDLAVVAEGVETEAQHAAVTAIGCVHGQGWRYGRPAALPELLAALTPVDVAR
- a CDS encoding MerR family transcriptional regulator — its product is MAYTVGQVAKAARVTVRTLHHYDEIGLLSPSGRTAAGYRRYDDADLDRLQLIRYYRELGFPLEEIAAIVDDPGADPAAHLRRQHDLLTGRIGKLQEMVAAIELALEARRMNIRLTPEERFEVFGDFDPDAHAEEAEQRWGGTEAYRESSRRAASYSKDDWLRIKAENEDWGRRFVAVMESGAPADSPEAMALAEEHRQIISRWFYDCSYEIHTGLADMYLADPRFTAHYEKIRPGMAAHLSEAIHANAISRA
- a CDS encoding GntP family permease yields the protein MVTLLAAPAAPLTNAGDAQLITAAVLGIAAVVLFIAWAKVHPFLSLILGAAVLGVVAAVPVDKIVTSFSSGVGSTVGGVGLLIALGAMIGGLLAESGGADSLVERVVARVGGSALPWAMAGVAALIGLPLFFEVGVVLLVPIVLLVSRRVDVPLMKIGIPALAGLSVLHGLVPPHPGPLVAIDALGANLGQTLALGLLVAIPTVIVSGPIFGNFIARYVPAVAPEALLPTRRPLLVAGGRGPAATGRGPADADGDLVAEDDLVNPGTGRPGEPIDERATAEVRARRAPALWAAVTTVLLPVVLMLLRAIGELTLDKGTAGRKALDIIGTPIIALLAGVIFAMIFLGYQTGFSRTQVSGFLGGSLPPIAGILLIVAAGGGFKQVLVDAGVGNLVAEYAKDANLSPLLLGFLVAVGIRVATGSATVATITAAGIVAPLAATLPGPEVALLVLAIGCGSLFFSHVNDAGFWLVKEYFGLTVGQTIKSWSVMETVISVVGFAGVLILDLFL